One genomic segment of Bradyrhizobium prioriisuperbiae includes these proteins:
- a CDS encoding helix-turn-helix domain-containing protein, with translation MPRTADPELPHRILKAADALWQSGGEDAVTIRGVAAEAGTTTPTVYSYYADREALLAALRTLAFQRFSGYLAKSRDFQDACVRHLEFGTSHPRDYELLYGRGWMERVSADAQGAEIERYTAHLVRAGVEQSRATHIAYPIMMMLHGVIMHRLLNKKPSALGRTIAAACLEACKTLLESARRKT, from the coding sequence ATGCCGAGAACTGCCGATCCGGAGCTGCCTCACCGAATCTTGAAGGCCGCCGACGCCCTGTGGCAGTCGGGCGGCGAGGACGCCGTGACCATCCGCGGCGTGGCGGCGGAGGCCGGCACCACGACGCCGACGGTCTACAGCTATTATGCCGACCGGGAGGCGCTGCTGGCCGCGTTGCGCACGCTCGCCTTTCAACGCTTCTCAGGCTACCTCGCCAAATCGCGCGACTTCCAGGATGCCTGCGTGCGGCATCTCGAGTTCGGCACCAGCCATCCGCGCGATTATGAATTGCTTTATGGACGCGGCTGGATGGAGCGCGTCTCAGCGGATGCGCAGGGGGCCGAGATCGAACGCTACACCGCCCATCTGGTGCGCGCCGGTGTCGAACAAAGCCGGGCCACGCACATCGCCTATCCGATCATGATGATGCTGCACGGCGTGATCATGCATCGGCTCTTGAACAAGAAGCCGAGCGCCCTCGGCCGGACGATCGCCGCGGCCTGTCTCGAGGCCTGCAAAACGTTGCTGGAGAGCGCGCGGCGGAAGACATAG
- a CDS encoding SDR family NAD(P)-dependent oxidoreductase, which yields MTTGHHHDTPILVTGAAGAVGGIGRNLTEFLLARGHKVRALVRREDERAAALRRLGAEVIVGDLTDLASMHRAIEGCRRIYFGMSVSAAYLEATINTAAVARHHGVEAFVNMSQMTVSQMSIRETTDSPQHKLHWLAEQALCWSGLPVVTIRPTVFLEGFFLTLAAAGVRASDVLALPMGAGRTSPISAVDVARAVAVILDDPAPHIGQIYDLTGPDSADLYHYAHVFSDALGRPIHYRDVPLQAWSEGLRTMGFPDHVVRHLSAMTELTRQGRYDRMTDTMFKLTGQAPTTMRDFVKRHAAAFRPREPAQS from the coding sequence ATGACGACCGGGCATCACCACGACACCCCGATCCTGGTCACCGGCGCCGCCGGTGCCGTGGGCGGCATCGGCCGCAACCTGACGGAATTCCTGCTGGCAAGGGGGCACAAGGTGCGCGCCTTGGTTCGGCGCGAGGATGAGCGTGCCGCAGCGCTGCGGCGGCTCGGCGCAGAGGTCATTGTGGGCGACCTCACGGACCTCGCGTCGATGCACCGCGCCATCGAAGGCTGCCGGCGCATCTATTTCGGAATGTCGGTCTCGGCCGCCTATCTGGAAGCCACCATCAACACCGCCGCGGTGGCGCGCCATCACGGTGTCGAGGCATTCGTGAACATGTCGCAGATGACGGTTTCGCAGATGAGTATCCGGGAGACGACCGACAGCCCGCAGCACAAGCTGCACTGGCTGGCGGAGCAGGCACTGTGCTGGTCGGGACTGCCGGTTGTCACCATACGGCCGACGGTGTTCCTCGAGGGCTTTTTTCTCACACTCGCCGCCGCCGGCGTGCGGGCCTCCGACGTGTTGGCGCTGCCGATGGGCGCCGGCAGGACGTCGCCGATTTCGGCGGTCGATGTGGCGCGTGCGGTGGCCGTGATCCTCGACGATCCCGCGCCGCATATCGGACAGATCTACGATCTGACCGGGCCGGACTCCGCTGATCTCTATCACTATGCCCACGTGTTCTCCGACGCGCTCGGCAGGCCCATCCACTATCGCGACGTTCCACTCCAGGCGTGGAGCGAAGGCCTGCGGACAATGGGCTTTCCCGATCACGTGGTGCGCCATCTCTCGGCCATGACCGAGTTGACCAGGCAGGGGCGTTACGACCGCATGACCGACACCATGTTCAAGCTCACCGGCCAGGCACCGACCACCATGCGCGACTTCGTCAAGCGCCATGCCGCCGCATTCAGGCCGCGTGAACCGGCGCAATCCTGA
- a CDS encoding AraC family transcriptional regulator, whose translation MSMDLSRSSKAVTDPLSDVLSVLGARVTRRTQLEAAGQWALAFPALDRLKFVALLRGSCWMMIPGRAPQLMSAGDVCLLGPTAYAVASAPELPPLDGQTFYGADCDTARLGGDETVAIGGAVSFDPGNADFLLGMLPDFLFVPRSSAASGAMATILGLMEGEAERDIIGSEIVSARLADVLLVEAIRAYAESVEQVEIGWLGALSDPRLGRVLRAIHGDIAQPWTVGQLAGVAGMSRAAFSAEFTRRVGQPPLSYVRAWRLTIARAALARGDETVASIASKVGYTSQSAFGHAYRFAFGSPPKAHARS comes from the coding sequence ATGTCTATGGATTTGTCGAGATCGTCTAAAGCTGTGACTGACCCGCTATCGGATGTCCTCAGCGTTCTTGGTGCAAGGGTGACCCGCCGCACCCAGCTGGAAGCCGCAGGCCAATGGGCTCTCGCATTTCCGGCTCTCGACCGGCTCAAGTTCGTGGCGCTGCTGCGGGGCAGTTGCTGGATGATGATACCCGGGCGCGCGCCCCAGCTCATGAGCGCAGGCGATGTCTGCCTGCTCGGACCAACGGCCTATGCGGTGGCCAGCGCCCCAGAGCTGCCTCCCCTCGATGGCCAGACCTTCTACGGCGCCGACTGCGATACCGCGCGTCTCGGGGGTGACGAGACGGTCGCGATCGGGGGAGCCGTCTCGTTCGATCCGGGGAACGCGGATTTCCTGCTCGGCATGCTGCCGGATTTCCTGTTCGTTCCCCGATCCTCGGCCGCATCCGGTGCGATGGCGACGATCCTTGGGTTGATGGAAGGCGAGGCCGAGCGGGACATCATCGGTAGCGAAATTGTAAGTGCCCGGCTCGCCGATGTGTTGCTGGTGGAGGCGATCCGCGCCTACGCGGAGAGCGTTGAGCAGGTCGAGATCGGGTGGCTTGGTGCTCTGTCAGATCCTCGGCTCGGTCGAGTACTTCGCGCCATTCATGGGGATATCGCGCAGCCGTGGACGGTGGGCCAGCTCGCTGGCGTGGCCGGTATGTCGCGCGCTGCCTTCTCTGCGGAGTTCACGCGGCGAGTGGGACAACCGCCGCTGAGCTACGTGCGGGCGTGGCGTCTCACCATCGCGCGCGCGGCGCTGGCGCGTGGTGATGAGACTGTCGCCAGCATAGCGAGCAAGGTTGGCTATACGTCGCAAAGTGCATTCGGCCACGCTTACAGGTTCGCCTTCGGCTCACCTCCAAAAGCTCATGCCCGATCATGA
- a CDS encoding SDR family oxidoreductase, which produces MGIEGKVVAITGASSGIGRATAKLLAERGAFVVLGARREEELAAIVDEITAAGGKAVHKVTDVRHRSDLEALVALAIEHGGRLDVIVNNAGIGPISRFDALRVEDWDAMIDVNLRGTLYGIAAALPVFQRQQSGHVINIVSTAGIKILPTMGVYAATKNAVRTISEALRQEAGPHLRVTEVSPGMISTDFASSITDPAMKSAIGERVSNVAIPPASIARGIAYAIEQPADVDVGSIVIRPTAQD; this is translated from the coding sequence GTGGGTATCGAAGGCAAGGTCGTCGCCATCACGGGCGCAAGCAGCGGGATCGGCCGCGCGACGGCGAAACTGCTCGCAGAACGCGGGGCTTTTGTCGTGCTAGGGGCTCGCCGTGAAGAAGAGCTCGCGGCCATCGTGGACGAGATCACCGCAGCAGGCGGCAAGGCCGTGCATAAGGTGACCGATGTCCGCCACCGGAGCGATCTTGAAGCGCTTGTCGCATTGGCAATCGAGCATGGCGGCAGGCTCGACGTCATTGTGAACAATGCCGGGATTGGGCCCATATCCCGTTTCGATGCGCTGCGCGTCGAGGATTGGGACGCCATGATCGACGTTAATCTGCGTGGCACGCTCTACGGCATCGCTGCGGCGTTGCCCGTCTTCCAGCGTCAACAGTCGGGCCACGTCATCAACATCGTCTCGACCGCGGGCATCAAGATCCTCCCCACCATGGGTGTGTATGCCGCGACCAAGAACGCGGTGCGGACCATCAGCGAAGCCTTGAGGCAGGAAGCAGGACCGCATCTGAGGGTCACCGAGGTTTCGCCGGGGATGATCTCGACCGACTTTGCAAGCTCGATAACCGATCCCGCCATGAAGTCGGCGATTGGAGAACGCGTTTCCAATGTTGCCATCCCACCAGCTTCGATCGCTCGGGGCATCGCCTACGCGATCGAGCAGCCGGCTGATGTGGACGTCGGCAGTATTGTCATACGACCGACAGCCCAAGACTGA
- a CDS encoding SDR family oxidoreductase: MTKTILITGCSSGIGRMTAKFFQNKGWNVIATVRANPEADTELNALDNVLVSALDVTRLETVEAAVAAGIDRFGAIDVLLNNAGYGAYGILEATPEHKIRMQFDVNVIGPLLCTKAVLPHMRSRGEGTIINISSMGGKITFPLGTLYHGSKFAVEGMSEALSFELAAIGVKVKLIEPGMINTNFAETVGSMFDVDQAQTEYGPFVEKVMAGMRAAGSRHSDPVVVAEAIWQAATDGTDRLRYIAGQDAVQIIAARKVMDDPEYLAMVRGNMGL; the protein is encoded by the coding sequence ATGACCAAGACAATCCTCATCACCGGATGCAGCAGCGGCATTGGCCGCATGACCGCGAAGTTTTTCCAGAATAAGGGCTGGAACGTTATCGCAACGGTTCGGGCTAACCCCGAAGCGGACACCGAACTCAATGCGCTCGACAACGTTCTGGTGTCGGCGCTGGACGTGACCAGGCTGGAGACTGTCGAGGCCGCTGTCGCCGCCGGTATCGACCGCTTTGGTGCGATCGACGTGCTGTTGAACAATGCGGGGTACGGCGCTTACGGCATTCTCGAAGCGACCCCTGAACACAAGATCAGGATGCAGTTCGACGTCAACGTCATCGGGCCGCTGCTCTGCACCAAAGCTGTTCTGCCCCATATGCGCTCCCGCGGCGAAGGGACAATCATCAATATCTCGTCCATGGGCGGGAAAATCACCTTCCCGCTTGGCACTCTCTACCACGGCTCGAAGTTCGCAGTCGAAGGGATGAGCGAGGCGCTGTCCTTCGAACTGGCCGCCATCGGGGTGAAGGTAAAGCTGATCGAACCCGGCATGATCAACACCAATTTCGCCGAGACGGTCGGCTCCATGTTCGATGTTGATCAGGCGCAAACAGAATACGGGCCGTTTGTCGAAAAGGTAATGGCTGGCATGCGAGCGGCCGGAAGCCGGCACTCCGATCCAGTCGTCGTCGCGGAGGCGATCTGGCAGGCCGCCACCGATGGCACGGACCGGTTGCGCTATATCGCGGGGCAGGACGCCGTGCAGATCATCGCCGCGCGCAAGGTCATGGACGATCCCGAGTATCTGGCGATGGTGCGGGGGAATATGGGGCTCTGA
- a CDS encoding aldehyde dehydrogenase family protein, translated as MDAQEALDSLDAEGWAATSAVERLALIEEVQGNLLKYAEELGAVDAKMKCGHAGEGAVSRAEGIATTVSAMGNTLMGIRHLYESLVAGAMPRANGSRKIGDNLYEVDVFPIHKKDKLLAGKAKGLLHVEGEPRQISPLDKPAGVIAISGAGNYSSSIEMAMALFLDNKAVIHKPHQLNEASDVVWARIFAPLIERKALAFIDSDQGREMSALDGLHAIYFTGSTGVAHAIQDAASAPLVSECGGNNPCLIVPGEWTDKDMKHWAIQIASVGKLNGGAICGRPQTIITSRNWPQREQFLTALRTAIAEETFGTATYYPGADKTKEKFLENQPTAEVLKPEGGAHPKSDFVFIPGIGEDDFAVHNEAFCQILSELPLESENNADDFLTKATAFCNDRLLGSLGCMILVDNATFKENKDRVHQALRELRYGGIAVNNVAPNIWLNAYLTWGGCGETTENFVSGVGNFGNGLNFENIVRSVIIDDFGAQTFALTNRKQIDHLMTNASKFSVDQSWRQFAKLAGQMMVDGFGGKDF; from the coding sequence ATGGATGCACAGGAAGCCTTGGACAGCCTCGATGCTGAAGGCTGGGCCGCCACCAGCGCGGTTGAGCGGTTAGCGCTGATCGAAGAAGTTCAGGGCAACTTGCTGAAATATGCCGAAGAGCTTGGCGCGGTCGATGCGAAGATGAAATGCGGCCACGCCGGCGAAGGCGCGGTATCGCGGGCCGAAGGGATCGCCACGACCGTCAGTGCCATGGGCAATACGCTGATGGGCATCCGGCACCTTTACGAGTCTCTGGTCGCCGGCGCCATGCCTAGGGCGAATGGTAGCCGCAAGATCGGCGACAACCTCTACGAGGTCGACGTCTTCCCGATCCACAAGAAGGACAAACTGCTTGCCGGCAAGGCCAAGGGACTGCTGCATGTTGAAGGCGAACCCAGACAGATCAGCCCACTGGATAAACCGGCGGGCGTGATCGCGATTTCGGGGGCCGGGAACTATAGCTCCTCCATCGAGATGGCGATGGCGCTGTTTCTGGACAACAAGGCTGTCATCCACAAGCCGCACCAGTTGAACGAGGCCAGCGACGTGGTCTGGGCCAGGATCTTCGCGCCGCTGATCGAGCGGAAAGCGCTGGCTTTCATCGACAGCGATCAGGGGCGGGAGATGTCGGCATTGGATGGGCTGCACGCGATCTACTTCACCGGTTCGACCGGCGTGGCGCACGCCATTCAGGACGCTGCCTCCGCGCCCTTGGTGTCGGAATGCGGCGGCAACAATCCCTGTCTCATCGTGCCGGGTGAATGGACCGACAAGGACATGAAGCATTGGGCGATCCAGATTGCGTCGGTGGGCAAGCTCAATGGTGGTGCGATATGTGGCCGCCCCCAGACGATCATCACCTCCAGGAACTGGCCGCAGCGAGAACAATTCCTCACCGCCCTGCGCACGGCCATCGCCGAGGAAACTTTCGGCACCGCGACCTATTATCCAGGTGCCGACAAGACCAAGGAGAAATTCCTTGAAAACCAGCCCACGGCTGAGGTGCTGAAGCCCGAAGGCGGCGCGCATCCGAAGAGCGATTTCGTGTTCATTCCCGGCATTGGGGAGGATGACTTTGCCGTGCACAACGAGGCGTTTTGCCAGATTCTCAGTGAACTGCCGCTGGAGTCCGAAAACAATGCCGACGACTTCCTGACAAAAGCCACGGCATTCTGCAATGACCGGCTTCTAGGCTCTCTCGGCTGCATGATCCTGGTCGACAACGCCACGTTCAAAGAAAATAAGGACCGCGTGCACCAGGCTCTCCGCGAGCTGCGCTACGGCGGCATCGCGGTGAACAACGTCGCGCCCAACATCTGGCTGAACGCTTATCTGACATGGGGCGGCTGTGGTGAGACCACCGAAAATTTCGTCTCGGGCGTCGGCAACTTTGGCAATGGGCTGAACTTCGAGAACATCGTGAGGTCGGTCATCATCGACGACTTCGGCGCCCAGACCTTCGCCCTGACCAACCGCAAGCAGATCGACCACCTGATGACCAATGCGTCCAAATTCTCGGTCGATCAAAGCTGGAGACAGTTCGCCAAGCTGGCCGGGCAGATGATGGTCGACGGGTTTGGCGGCAAGGATTTCTAG
- a CDS encoding LysR family transcriptional regulator, translating into MDQLLAMRTFVRVADAGSFAKAADLLNLPRSTVSKLIADLESHLDTKLIQRTTRSLTVTPDGAAYYERARHLLDDLLAMDLAARRTKAQPQGKLRVDIGSSLANLVLIPALPDFRELYPDIELYLGVSDRPVDLVSGGVDCVIRGGKLNDSTLIARRICELDYVTCASPAYLARHGLPSNPSQLEAHHHILSYFSALSGRVFPLHFGRGGESIEVAARTGAAVNESTAHMSALLTGLGIGQTFRFAAKPHLEAGTLVSVLDDWRRDHHPLYVVYPPNRHLNAKLRVFVEWVATVFTRIGVKAANDLQG; encoded by the coding sequence ATGGATCAACTCCTTGCGATGCGGACATTCGTTCGGGTTGCCGATGCGGGCTCCTTCGCCAAAGCTGCGGACCTCCTCAACCTGCCGCGATCAACTGTGAGCAAGCTCATCGCGGATCTCGAGAGCCATCTGGATACAAAGCTCATCCAGCGTACGACACGGTCTTTGACCGTCACGCCCGATGGCGCCGCCTATTATGAGCGTGCTCGTCACCTGCTCGATGACCTGCTGGCAATGGATCTGGCCGCCAGGCGAACCAAGGCGCAGCCGCAAGGCAAGCTGCGCGTCGATATTGGCTCATCGCTGGCAAATCTTGTGCTCATTCCCGCTCTTCCCGATTTCCGGGAGCTTTACCCCGATATCGAGCTTTACCTTGGCGTCAGTGATCGTCCGGTAGATCTGGTCAGCGGCGGGGTGGATTGTGTTATCCGTGGGGGGAAGCTTAACGACAGCACGCTGATCGCCCGCCGGATTTGCGAACTGGACTATGTAACATGTGCATCGCCGGCGTATCTTGCCCGACATGGGCTGCCTTCGAACCCAAGCCAGCTTGAGGCGCACCATCACATTCTGAGCTATTTCTCGGCGTTGAGCGGCCGGGTGTTCCCGCTGCACTTCGGGCGTGGCGGGGAGAGCATCGAGGTCGCAGCGCGGACTGGCGCGGCTGTTAACGAAAGCACGGCACATATGAGCGCGCTGCTGACCGGGCTCGGTATCGGGCAGACTTTCCGCTTCGCAGCTAAACCGCATCTCGAAGCAGGGACGCTGGTGTCCGTTCTGGACGATTGGCGGCGGGATCATCATCCGCTGTACGTCGTCTATCCGCCCAATCGCCACCTGAATGCGAAGCTGCGGGTTTTCGTCGAATGGGTCGCGACTGTGTTTACCCGGATCGGCGTCAAGGCGGCCAACGACCTTCAGGGATAA
- a CDS encoding DUF2798 domain-containing protein — translation MALPPKLIGPAISLITGLITSTSMSFVGLALNYGFQPDFAARWLKAAVTSYVVVVPILMIVVPRIQRFVMRQAGLPAREPQPRSAA, via the coding sequence ATGGCTCTTCCCCCGAAACTGATCGGACCCGCGATCTCCCTGATCACCGGCCTGATCACCTCGACCAGCATGTCGTTCGTCGGTCTCGCTTTGAACTATGGTTTCCAGCCGGATTTCGCGGCGCGCTGGCTGAAGGCCGCGGTTACGAGTTATGTCGTGGTGGTGCCGATCCTGATGATCGTCGTCCCGCGGATCCAGCGCTTTGTCATGCGGCAGGCGGGATTGCCGGCGCGCGAACCTCAGCCGAGGTCCGCGGCATGA
- a CDS encoding nuclear transport factor 2 family protein yields MKTAPELLEAYLATIQDPAAAAQLFADDGILELPTVDARAQGPEAIERFLTGFLARMPGFAFKDIDISIKTDEQAFGEYGVEVYVPATGKVYKQTYAGRLVAKDGKIKLLREALDTLAASRAFSND; encoded by the coding sequence ATGAAAACCGCTCCTGAGCTTCTCGAAGCCTACCTCGCCACGATCCAGGACCCGGCTGCCGCAGCCCAACTTTTCGCCGATGACGGGATTCTGGAATTACCTACCGTCGATGCGCGAGCCCAGGGGCCCGAGGCAATTGAACGCTTTCTCACCGGCTTCCTGGCCAGAATGCCAGGCTTTGCGTTCAAGGATATCGATATCTCGATCAAAACCGATGAGCAGGCTTTCGGAGAGTATGGGGTAGAAGTGTACGTGCCCGCGACGGGCAAGGTTTACAAGCAGACCTATGCGGGGCGGCTCGTGGCCAAGGACGGGAAAATCAAGCTCTTGCGCGAAGCCCTTGATACGCTTGCCGCATCACGCGCCTTCAGCAACGACTAG
- a CDS encoding GIY-YIG nuclease family protein gives MWHVYFLELRNGDIYVGSTNDLRRRFGSHQQGQVLSARSHLPVALRSYVAVANETHARELERCFKSGSGKAFAMKRLLGPIEGYLHAVATDRSLPIASGGKLRPAIAGRGRAEPRLERTKEGG, from the coding sequence TTGTGGCACGTCTATTTCCTTGAACTCAGGAATGGCGACATTTACGTCGGATCGACGAACGATCTGCGTCGCCGATTTGGGTCGCATCAGCAAGGACAAGTTCTGTCTGCGAGGAGCCATCTGCCGGTTGCTCTGCGGTCGTACGTGGCTGTGGCAAACGAAACGCACGCGCGCGAGCTGGAACGATGTTTCAAGTCTGGCTCAGGCAAGGCGTTCGCGATGAAGCGTTTGCTCGGGCCAATCGAGGGCTATCTGCATGCGGTCGCGACAGATCGAAGCTTGCCGATCGCATCAGGTGGGAAGCTGCGCCCGGCGATAGCTGGTCGGGGTCGTGCCGAACCACGACTGGAACGCACGAAAGAAGGAGGCTGA
- a CDS encoding nuclear transport factor 2 family protein: protein MTDTHTPDAEALLRRSLELLPVDLYAWAALFADDAVFELPYAGSFDAPTLREGREAILGGMTWFMSLLTGLKNGELTVHGIVGRDAVVGEYSATGTMSASGKPFDQIYIVRVEAKDGLITHFTEYFDTLRFKKHLEA from the coding sequence ATGACCGATACGCATACCCCTGATGCCGAAGCTTTGCTGCGACGCTCACTCGAACTCCTCCCGGTCGACCTTTACGCGTGGGCAGCCTTGTTTGCTGACGATGCGGTGTTTGAGCTGCCGTATGCCGGTAGTTTCGACGCCCCGACGCTCCGGGAAGGCCGCGAGGCCATTCTCGGTGGAATGACATGGTTCATGTCGCTACTCACCGGATTGAAGAACGGCGAGCTGACCGTGCATGGCATCGTCGGGCGGGATGCGGTGGTTGGTGAGTATTCCGCCACTGGCACAATGAGCGCCAGCGGCAAGCCCTTCGATCAGATCTATATCGTACGCGTCGAGGCCAAGGATGGCCTGATCACGCATTTCACGGAATATTTCGACACGCTGCGTTTCAAAAAGCATTTGGAAGCGTGA
- a CDS encoding peroxiredoxin, producing the protein MRKGDVVTDFELPDETGAPRRLSGLLADGPVVLFFYPAAMSLGCTVESCHFRDLIGEFKAVGAQPVGISADRVERQRHFAEKHSLGYPLLSDSNQVVARQFGVRGWIPMMPLQRVTFVIDTDLTVLEVISSELVMTVHADRALDVLKKRQR; encoded by the coding sequence GTGCGCAAAGGCGATGTCGTCACTGATTTCGAGCTTCCCGATGAGACCGGTGCGCCGCGTCGCCTGTCCGGGCTCCTCGCCGATGGTCCCGTCGTGCTGTTCTTCTATCCCGCGGCCATGAGCCTTGGCTGCACTGTGGAGAGCTGTCACTTCCGCGATCTGATCGGCGAGTTCAAGGCAGTCGGGGCCCAGCCCGTCGGCATCAGCGCCGACAGGGTGGAGCGGCAGCGGCACTTTGCCGAGAAACATTCACTGGGCTATCCACTGTTATCGGACAGCAATCAGGTCGTCGCACGCCAGTTCGGGGTCAGGGGGTGGATTCCGATGATGCCTCTGCAGCGCGTCACGTTCGTGATCGATACCGACCTGACCGTGCTCGAGGTGATCAGCAGCGAGTTGGTAATGACCGTGCACGCCGACCGGGCGCTGGACGTGCTCAAAAAGCGCCAGCGTTGA
- a CDS encoding helix-turn-helix domain-containing protein, whose product MSETPRYRVDQLLRLACGILKISPDIVLRRARLPERYLSADDKGATAEEYFALWSATEACYGSNDMADKLGITVAHGPFVPALFAFSCSPDIRTGVERLAVFKPLVGPLSIVTELQADRFILQLRPTQPALQMPPSLAHTEILLFLELCRTHTATKIMPLEVALPEPASADIAYLGCTPIRKTFPSITLSLEDARRPLVSENTEMWSVFEPDLRRQLADKLAISGIRDRLRNALLEAIPSGDTDSDRLASRLHVSKRSLQRHLRNEGTSFQQVLDETRADLARHYLGQTTTSLDEMSYLLGYTSSASFFRAFQSWFGTTPTSYRRAQLPT is encoded by the coding sequence ATGTCCGAAACCCCGCGTTACCGCGTCGACCAGTTGCTGCGACTGGCCTGCGGGATTCTGAAAATTTCCCCGGATATCGTGCTGCGCCGCGCGCGCCTGCCCGAGCGCTATCTTTCTGCCGACGATAAGGGCGCGACGGCAGAGGAGTATTTTGCGCTCTGGTCCGCAACGGAGGCCTGTTATGGCTCTAACGATATGGCCGATAAGCTGGGGATAACCGTCGCCCATGGGCCGTTCGTCCCTGCGTTGTTCGCCTTTTCCTGCAGCCCCGACATTCGCACCGGTGTTGAAAGGCTCGCGGTGTTCAAACCGTTGGTCGGACCTCTCAGCATCGTCACCGAGTTGCAGGCAGATCGCTTCATTCTGCAATTGCGTCCCACGCAACCTGCATTGCAGATGCCCCCGTCGCTGGCACATACGGAGATCCTGCTGTTTCTTGAGCTTTGCCGCACGCATACGGCAACAAAAATCATGCCTCTTGAAGTCGCCCTGCCGGAGCCTGCATCGGCCGACATAGCCTATTTGGGGTGCACACCGATCAGGAAGACATTCCCGAGCATCACCTTGTCGTTGGAAGACGCGCGGCGCCCCCTGGTCAGTGAAAACACCGAAATGTGGTCTGTGTTCGAGCCAGACCTACGTCGCCAACTGGCCGACAAGCTCGCCATCAGCGGAATTCGTGACCGGCTTCGCAATGCTCTGCTGGAAGCGATCCCCAGCGGCGATACCGACAGTGATCGATTGGCGTCGCGGCTGCATGTGAGCAAGCGAAGCCTGCAACGTCACCTGCGCAACGAAGGAACGAGCTTTCAACAGGTTCTTGACGAAACCCGCGCCGACCTTGCCCGGCACTACCTTGGTCAGACGACGACGTCGCTGGATGAGATGTCCTACCTTCTTGGATACACCAGCTCAGCCTCCTTCTTTCGTGCGTTCCAGTCGTGGTTCGGCACGACCCCGACCAGCTATCGCCGGGCGCAGCTTCCCACCTGA